The following proteins come from a genomic window of Natronosalvus vescus:
- a CDS encoding excinuclease ABC subunit C → MNGETLRARASDLPREPGVYQFRTGGTTLYVGKAVDLRSRVRSYADPRSARIRRMVERADDIEIAVTDTETQALLLEANLIKRHQPRYNVRLKDDKSYPMVQFTAHEAPRIEITRDPEHTARADGGAAAGTDTTTVFGPFTDKGRLETVVKAIRETYGLRGCSDHKYAGRDRPCLDYEVGLCTAPCTREIDLEDYREDVQSAIRFFEGETGVLADPLRREMETAAENRQFERAAHLRDRLETVEAFHGDGDAAVQSIGDERVVDVIGVAIRGEDATVARLRAEDGKLLERDRHTLEAPRTDDQADSAVPGVLAAFLVQYYAERRLPDALLLPERHEDDEVAAWLDAEGVSVRVPGTGREATLVDLALKNARQNVGRRDECGMLADALGLDGARRLEGFDVSHAQGTAAVGSNVAFVDGGADKSAYRRKKLTDENDDYANMRTLIAWRARRAVEGRDDRPDPDLLVIDGGRGQLEAALEALEDVGWSVPAIGLAKAEERVVTPDREYDWPDDAPHLHLLQRVRDEAHRFAVQYHQTLRDDVSTVLDDVSGIGPETRKRLLRRFGSVENVREASVEELRSVDGIGEKTARLLEDRL, encoded by the coding sequence ATGAACGGCGAGACGCTTCGAGCGCGGGCGAGCGACCTCCCCCGTGAGCCCGGCGTCTACCAGTTTCGAACCGGCGGGACGACCCTCTACGTCGGCAAGGCGGTCGACCTCCGTTCGCGCGTTCGTTCCTACGCCGACCCGCGGAGCGCCCGGATCCGTCGGATGGTCGAGCGCGCCGACGATATCGAAATCGCCGTCACCGACACCGAGACCCAGGCGCTGTTGCTCGAGGCGAACCTGATCAAACGCCACCAACCGCGGTACAACGTCCGGTTGAAAGACGACAAGTCCTACCCGATGGTGCAGTTCACGGCCCACGAGGCCCCGCGGATCGAGATCACGCGGGATCCGGAGCACACGGCTCGAGCCGATGGTGGCGCGGCCGCCGGCACCGACACGACGACCGTCTTCGGCCCCTTCACCGACAAGGGTCGCCTCGAGACGGTCGTCAAAGCAATCCGGGAGACCTACGGCCTGCGGGGCTGCTCGGATCACAAGTACGCGGGTCGAGATCGTCCCTGTCTCGACTACGAGGTGGGGCTCTGTACCGCCCCTTGCACCCGCGAGATCGACCTCGAGGACTACCGCGAAGACGTCCAGTCCGCGATCCGGTTTTTCGAGGGCGAGACGGGCGTGCTCGCCGACCCGCTCCGACGGGAGATGGAGACGGCAGCCGAGAACCGACAGTTCGAGCGCGCGGCCCACCTCCGCGACCGACTCGAGACCGTCGAGGCGTTCCACGGCGATGGCGACGCGGCCGTCCAGTCCATCGGCGACGAACGCGTGGTGGACGTCATCGGCGTCGCAATTCGGGGCGAGGACGCCACCGTCGCCCGACTCCGGGCCGAAGACGGCAAACTCCTCGAGCGCGATCGTCACACGCTCGAGGCCCCACGGACGGACGACCAGGCGGACAGCGCCGTGCCGGGCGTCCTCGCGGCGTTTCTCGTCCAGTACTACGCCGAGCGACGCCTCCCCGACGCGCTGTTGCTCCCCGAACGCCACGAGGACGACGAGGTCGCGGCCTGGCTCGATGCCGAAGGCGTGTCGGTGCGGGTGCCCGGCACCGGACGGGAGGCGACGCTGGTCGACCTGGCGTTGAAGAACGCCCGCCAGAACGTGGGGCGACGCGACGAGTGCGGGATGCTGGCCGACGCGCTCGGACTCGATGGGGCTCGCCGCCTCGAGGGGTTCGACGTGAGCCACGCCCAGGGAACGGCGGCGGTCGGGAGCAACGTCGCGTTCGTCGACGGGGGTGCCGACAAGAGCGCCTATCGGCGGAAGAAACTGACCGACGAGAACGACGACTACGCCAACATGCGGACGCTGATCGCCTGGCGCGCCCGCCGCGCCGTCGAGGGGCGGGACGACCGCCCCGACCCCGACCTGTTGGTGATCGACGGCGGGAGAGGCCAGCTCGAGGCGGCGCTCGAGGCCCTCGAGGACGTCGGCTGGAGCGTGCCCGCGATCGGTCTCGCCAAAGCCGAAGAGCGGGTGGTGACACCCGACCGGGAGTACGACTGGCCCGACGACGCGCCCCACCTGCACCTCCTCCAGCGGGTGCGAGACGAGGCCCACCGGTTCGCGGTACAGTACCACCAGACGCTGCGCGACGACGTCTCGACGGTGCTCGACGACGTTTCCGGCATCGGGCCGGAGACGCGAAAACGCCTGCTGCGTCGCTTTGGCAGCGTCGAAAACGTGCGGGAGGCGAGCGTCGAGGAACTCCGGAGCGTCGACGGCATCGGGGAGAAGACGGCCCGCCTGCTCGAGGATCGGCTCTGA
- a CDS encoding translation initiation factor, with protein MPDDLEDLLNELDAQDDLTVAEQVLSIRVEKRRYGKPVTIIEGFDLPKSGLQTTASELKGALGTGGTVEEGRIELQGDHRGRVPELLRDHGFRVEE; from the coding sequence GTGCCAGACGATCTCGAGGACTTACTCAACGAACTGGATGCCCAGGACGATCTCACGGTCGCCGAGCAGGTACTCTCGATCCGGGTCGAGAAACGACGCTACGGCAAGCCCGTGACGATCATCGAGGGGTTCGACCTCCCCAAATCGGGGCTGCAGACGACCGCTTCGGAACTCAAGGGAGCGCTCGGTACCGGCGGGACGGTCGAAGAGGGGCGGATCGAACTACAGGGCGATCACCGCGGTCGAGTACCCGAACTGCTCCGAGACCACGGTTTCCGGGTCGAGGAGTGA
- a CDS encoding asparaginase, with the protein MSPPRIRVLSTGGTIASTADNGEKIPSESGSAIVEAAPGIDDGLSLEVTDVCQVSGFQMDASTGNELADVVERAAAEGVDGVVVTHGTDTMAETAYLLASVLQAKIPVVCTGAQRSFDQLGTDGPTNLRLAVRTAADDRFRRAGGAYVAFNDTVHAARYATKTHTSRLETFQSPGFTAVAERTPNGLRILENPSVPVPRFPGGRLDPDVRIMLVTNALGVDGWALERGLEADAIDGVVLAGTGLGNATAELGGALETALDAGVLVVLTSRCYEGTTAGVYGGPGGAATLLEAGAVRGGDLSAWKARLTLWLGRSEGLDLESVRSTFESLE; encoded by the coding sequence ATGAGCCCACCACGAATCCGCGTCCTCTCGACGGGTGGAACGATCGCCAGTACGGCCGATAATGGCGAGAAGATCCCCTCCGAATCGGGATCGGCGATCGTCGAAGCCGCTCCTGGGATCGACGACGGCCTCTCACTCGAGGTCACGGACGTCTGCCAGGTCTCGGGGTTCCAGATGGACGCCTCGACCGGGAACGAACTCGCGGATGTGGTCGAGCGGGCCGCTGCGGAAGGGGTCGACGGCGTCGTCGTCACTCACGGCACCGACACGATGGCCGAAACGGCCTACCTCCTCGCATCCGTCCTCCAGGCGAAGATTCCGGTCGTCTGCACGGGTGCCCAGCGATCGTTCGACCAGCTCGGTACCGACGGGCCGACGAACCTCCGACTGGCCGTCCGAACGGCAGCCGACGATCGGTTTCGACGTGCCGGCGGCGCGTACGTGGCGTTCAACGATACCGTCCACGCGGCTCGCTACGCCACGAAAACCCACACCAGTCGCCTCGAGACGTTCCAGTCACCGGGGTTCACGGCGGTCGCCGAGCGCACGCCGAACGGCCTGCGGATCCTCGAGAACCCGAGCGTACCCGTCCCGCGATTCCCGGGCGGTCGGCTCGACCCCGACGTTCGCATCATGCTCGTCACGAACGCCCTGGGCGTCGACGGCTGGGCGCTCGAACGGGGCCTCGAGGCGGACGCCATCGACGGGGTCGTCCTCGCCGGTACCGGCCTCGGGAACGCGACTGCCGAACTCGGCGGGGCGCTCGAGACCGCCCTCGACGCGGGAGTGCTGGTCGTCCTCACGTCTCGATGTTACGAGGGAACCACTGCGGGCGTCTACGGCGGGCCCGGCGGGGCGGCGACGCTGCTCGAAGCCGGTGCAGTTCGTGGCGGCGACCTCTCGGCGTGGAAAGCCAGGCTGACGCTGTGGCTGGGGCGTTCGGAGGGGTTGGATCTCGAAAGCGTTCGGTCGACGTTCGAGTCGCTCGAGTAG
- a CDS encoding ArsR/SmtB family transcription factor: protein MDMDAFFEALSDIERRRILVDLLVPSPQTDGGTLAVGAVEQQTTESHVALYHTHLPKLADCGFIRWDRDSNEVTKGPRFEDVRPLLEAIDDQAEELPVNWI from the coding sequence ATGGATATGGACGCGTTCTTCGAGGCATTATCGGATATCGAGCGCCGTCGGATACTGGTGGATCTCCTCGTCCCCTCCCCGCAAACGGACGGTGGGACGCTCGCTGTGGGCGCCGTCGAGCAGCAGACGACCGAATCACACGTGGCGCTGTACCACACGCATCTTCCGAAGCTGGCAGACTGTGGGTTTATCCGTTGGGATCGTGATTCCAACGAGGTAACGAAAGGCCCTCGTTTCGAGGACGTCAGACCGCTTCTCGAGGCGATCGACGACCAGGCCGAGGAACTGCCGGTCAACTGGATCTAA
- a CDS encoding MFS transporter, whose translation MDVLTRWRYRDTVLALCTLAFFATMVARLVISPVVPDVVEEFSVSNTVVGVALSGLWMTYFLSQFPSGILADRYGERPVILLAIGGTAVTTLFIALAPSFPVFLLATLALGALAGLHYSVATTLLTRTYDNIGFAIGMHNGGGPLAGLIAPALAASVAVNFGWRYAIAIGVVAAVPIYVLFAWRVEPTEPRRPDQPMRERFELEPLLELLSRPAIAFTVVLAICCAFVWQAVASFLPTFLIEHRGQSQTLAGIVFSAYFVVQAITQVGVGAVSDRYSRDLAAVGCMVLGSIGLLLFVFVSGTLALLVAIFFVGTGLGWGAALLPRVMDNLSEAERGAGFGLVRTVYGVIGALGSVGTGLFADLLGWDVAFTILAGFLAAVLVALVANWALELGY comes from the coding sequence ATGGATGTGCTGACTCGCTGGCGCTACCGGGACACCGTCCTCGCGCTCTGTACGCTCGCTTTCTTCGCGACGATGGTCGCCCGTCTAGTGATCAGCCCGGTCGTCCCCGACGTCGTCGAGGAATTTTCAGTCTCGAACACCGTCGTCGGCGTGGCGCTCTCCGGACTCTGGATGACGTACTTTCTCTCACAGTTCCCCAGTGGCATCCTCGCCGATCGGTACGGTGAACGCCCCGTCATCCTCCTCGCGATCGGCGGCACGGCGGTCACAACCCTCTTCATCGCCCTCGCCCCTTCGTTCCCGGTCTTCTTGCTCGCGACGCTCGCCCTCGGTGCGCTCGCCGGGTTGCACTACAGCGTCGCGACGACGCTGCTCACCCGCACCTACGACAACATTGGATTCGCCATCGGGATGCACAACGGCGGTGGCCCGCTAGCCGGTCTGATCGCCCCCGCGCTGGCCGCCTCGGTCGCCGTTAACTTCGGGTGGCGGTACGCCATCGCAATCGGCGTCGTCGCTGCCGTCCCGATCTACGTCCTGTTCGCCTGGCGGGTCGAACCGACCGAGCCGCGACGACCCGACCAGCCAATGCGCGAACGCTTCGAACTCGAGCCGCTCCTCGAGTTGCTCTCCCGGCCGGCAATCGCGTTCACCGTCGTGTTGGCAATCTGTTGTGCGTTCGTTTGGCAGGCGGTCGCCTCTTTCCTCCCGACGTTTCTCATCGAACACCGCGGCCAGAGCCAGACGCTCGCGGGAATCGTCTTCTCGGCGTACTTCGTCGTGCAAGCGATCACGCAGGTCGGTGTCGGCGCGGTCTCCGACCGGTACAGCCGCGACCTCGCCGCCGTCGGCTGTATGGTGCTCGGCTCGATCGGCCTCCTGCTGTTCGTGTTCGTCTCCGGCACGCTCGCGCTCCTCGTCGCCATTTTCTTCGTCGGAACGGGACTGGGCTGGGGGGCGGCCCTGTTGCCGCGGGTGATGGACAACTTATCGGAAGCCGAACGCGGCGCTGGTTTCGGCCTCGTGCGAACGGTCTACGGCGTCATCGGTGCCCTCGGTTCCGTCGGGACGGGACTGTTCGCCGACCTCCTCGGCTGGGACGTCGCGTTTACGATTTTGGCCGGTTTCCTCGCCGCCGTGCTCGTCGCGCTCGTGGCGAACTGGGCGCTCGAGCTGGGGTACTGA
- a CDS encoding carboxylate--amine ligase, with amino-acid sequence MQSSAHGRTDRASVIVPGITAPSTVACLRSLSPHGIYTIVGSEHRTTPASVSAYCDRFITLPDPRSDLETYGQTLLSLAARPSVETIIPVREEDIYVLAANKAEFAEVIGTPWPDFETLRQVQDRVELFAAADRAGVATPETTLLDEWDDWSRETIIKPRYTVAAPEYLGHDSDLSDIGSTVYHEPGTPPAVESSMNEWGQVPIVQEYVPDSSEYGFFALYDEGEPVATFQHCQKRGYKYSGGPSSYRESTDIPELEEAGLALLDELEWHGLAMVEFLRDPDTGEFKLMEINPRFWSSLPFSVRAGVDFPLHYWELATGEPITADGDYEVGIGGHLIRGELCYLHSIVADDFPLVERPALTTACSEVARSVVAEPRFDYAVADDIKPFVQDSWNLVRDAVGEQFRAVFSDESAGSSQPVVTAPLTEADTDGGTPRAAIADGDGSSSDHEPFEEQHGQPR; translated from the coding sequence ATGCAGTCGTCTGCTCACGGACGTACGGACAGGGCGAGCGTGATCGTGCCGGGGATCACGGCACCGAGCACCGTCGCCTGCCTGCGTTCGCTCAGTCCTCACGGGATATACACGATCGTCGGCTCGGAACATCGGACGACACCCGCTTCCGTCTCGGCGTACTGTGACCGGTTCATCACCCTTCCCGACCCTCGCTCCGATCTCGAGACCTACGGCCAGACGCTTCTCTCGCTCGCCGCCCGGCCCTCGGTCGAAACCATCATCCCGGTTCGCGAAGAGGACATCTACGTCCTCGCGGCGAACAAAGCCGAGTTCGCCGAGGTGATCGGGACGCCGTGGCCGGATTTCGAAACGCTTCGGCAGGTGCAGGATCGCGTCGAACTCTTCGCCGCGGCCGACCGGGCAGGCGTTGCCACGCCCGAGACGACCCTCCTCGACGAGTGGGACGACTGGTCTCGCGAGACGATCATCAAACCACGATACACGGTCGCTGCCCCCGAGTATCTGGGACACGATTCCGACCTCAGCGACATCGGATCGACCGTCTATCACGAGCCGGGGACGCCACCCGCCGTCGAGTCTTCCATGAACGAGTGGGGCCAAGTCCCGATCGTGCAGGAGTACGTCCCCGACTCCAGCGAGTACGGCTTCTTCGCCCTCTACGACGAGGGCGAGCCCGTCGCCACCTTCCAGCACTGCCAGAAACGGGGCTACAAGTACAGTGGTGGACCCAGCTCCTACCGCGAATCGACCGACATCCCCGAACTCGAGGAGGCCGGACTCGCGCTGCTCGACGAACTCGAGTGGCACGGCCTGGCGATGGTCGAGTTCCTGCGCGATCCGGACACTGGCGAGTTCAAACTGATGGAGATCAATCCCCGCTTCTGGTCGTCGTTGCCGTTTTCCGTCCGGGCGGGCGTCGACTTCCCCCTCCACTACTGGGAACTGGCGACGGGCGAGCCGATTACGGCCGACGGCGATTACGAAGTCGGCATCGGCGGCCACCTGATTCGCGGCGAGCTGTGTTACCTCCACAGCATCGTCGCCGACGACTTCCCCCTGGTCGAACGGCCCGCACTGACGACGGCCTGTAGCGAGGTTGCGCGTTCCGTGGTGGCCGAACCGCGATTCGATTACGCCGTCGCGGACGACATCAAACCGTTCGTCCAGGACAGCTGGAATCTCGTTCGCGACGCCGTCGGCGAACAGTTTCGAGCCGTCTTCAGCGACGAGTCAGCGGGATCCAGCCAGCCGGTCGTTACGGCACCGCTGACGGAGGCCGACACCGACGGCGGGACGCCACGGGCGGCGATTGCGGATGGCGATGGCTCGAGTAGCGATCACGAACCCTTCGAGGAACAACACGGGCAACCACGGTGA
- a CDS encoding DUF7553 family protein, whose protein sequence is MTSQDADLQRARDELEAAVKTADDDVRDDLRDVAAAFSALTTTDRDADHATFDAHLNTLRQAGTDATGETADRLEVALEHAESYRTGLEQA, encoded by the coding sequence ATGACCAGTCAAGACGCCGATCTACAGCGAGCACGTGACGAACTCGAGGCAGCCGTCAAAACGGCCGACGACGACGTTCGCGACGACCTGCGGGACGTCGCGGCCGCGTTTTCGGCGCTCACCACGACCGACCGCGACGCCGACCACGCCACGTTCGACGCCCATCTCAACACGCTGCGACAGGCCGGTACCGATGCGACCGGCGAGACCGCCGACCGGCTCGAGGTCGCCCTCGAGCACGCCGAGTCCTACCGGACGGGGCTCGAGCAGGCCTGA
- the uvrB gene encoding excinuclease ABC subunit UvrB produces MSDTRGPLQPDRPDAAQPFAVDAPFEPAGDQPAAIEELVDGFDDGMDRQTLLGVTGSGKTNTVSWVIEEIQQPTLVIAHNKTLAAQLYEEFRNLFPNNAVEYFVSYYDYYQPEAYVEQTDTYIDKDASINDEIDRLRHSATRSLLTRDDVIVVASVSAIYGLGDPRNYVDMAMRLEVGEEVGRDELLKRLVDLNYERNDVDFTNGTFRVRGDTIEIFPMYGRYAVRVEFWGDEIDRMLKIDPLEGEVKSTEPAVLVHPAEHYSIPEERLERAIEEIRSDLDSRISYFERAGDLIAAQRIEERTTFDLEMIEETGYCSGIENYSVYLDDRESGDTPYTLLDYFPDDFLTVVDESHVTLPQIKGQHAGDKSRKDSLVGNGFRLPTAYDNRPLTFEEFEERTDNTLYVSATPSDYEREESDQIVEQIVRPTHLVDPEVEVAPATGQVDDLMDRIDDRIERDERTLVTTLTKRMAEDLTEYLEEAGVDVAYMHDETDTLERHEIVRSLRLGEIDVLVGINLLREGLDIPEVSLVAILDADQEGFLRSETTLVQTMGRAARNVNGEVILYADEVSGAMESAIDETRRRREIQREFNEEHGHEPMTIEKAVGETNLPGSKTDTSSVAGRELADEDDAARYAAELEERMQEAASNLEFELAADIRDRLREVRAEFELGGDADEGVAPPAEEF; encoded by the coding sequence ATGAGCGACACTCGAGGCCCCCTGCAGCCGGATCGACCCGATGCCGCCCAACCGTTCGCGGTCGATGCGCCCTTCGAGCCGGCGGGCGACCAGCCCGCGGCCATCGAGGAACTGGTCGACGGCTTCGACGACGGGATGGATCGCCAGACCCTCCTCGGCGTGACGGGATCGGGGAAGACCAACACCGTCTCGTGGGTGATTGAGGAGATCCAACAGCCCACGCTCGTCATCGCCCACAACAAGACGCTGGCGGCTCAGCTCTACGAGGAGTTCCGCAACCTGTTTCCGAACAACGCCGTCGAGTACTTCGTCTCCTACTACGACTACTACCAGCCCGAGGCCTACGTCGAACAGACCGACACCTACATCGACAAGGACGCCTCGATCAACGACGAGATCGATCGACTACGCCACTCCGCCACCAGATCGCTACTCACCAGGGACGACGTCATCGTCGTCGCGAGCGTCTCGGCCATCTACGGGCTGGGTGACCCGCGAAACTACGTCGACATGGCGATGCGCCTCGAGGTCGGCGAAGAGGTCGGCCGCGACGAACTCCTCAAGCGACTGGTCGACCTGAACTACGAGCGCAACGACGTCGACTTCACCAACGGGACGTTCCGCGTCCGCGGCGACACCATCGAGATCTTCCCGATGTACGGCCGCTACGCCGTCCGCGTGGAGTTCTGGGGCGATGAAATCGATAGAATGCTCAAGATCGACCCGCTCGAGGGCGAGGTCAAGTCCACCGAACCGGCCGTCCTCGTCCACCCGGCGGAACACTACTCCATCCCCGAAGAGCGCCTCGAGCGAGCGATCGAGGAGATCCGTTCCGACCTGGACTCGCGGATCTCGTACTTCGAACGGGCAGGCGATCTCATCGCCGCCCAGCGCATCGAGGAGCGGACGACGTTCGACCTCGAGATGATCGAGGAAACCGGCTACTGCTCGGGGATCGAGAACTACTCGGTGTACCTCGACGACCGGGAGTCGGGCGATACGCCGTACACCCTGCTCGATTACTTCCCGGACGACTTCCTCACCGTGGTCGACGAATCCCACGTCACCCTCCCCCAAATCAAGGGCCAGCACGCCGGCGACAAGTCCCGGAAGGACTCGCTGGTCGGCAACGGGTTTCGCCTGCCGACGGCCTACGACAACCGCCCGCTGACGTTCGAGGAGTTCGAGGAGCGGACGGACAACACGCTGTACGTCTCCGCGACGCCCAGCGACTATGAACGCGAGGAGAGCGACCAGATCGTCGAACAGATCGTTCGCCCCACCCACCTCGTCGACCCCGAGGTCGAGGTTGCCCCCGCGACGGGGCAGGTCGACGACCTCATGGATCGCATCGACGACCGGATCGAGCGCGACGAGCGCACTCTCGTCACCACCCTCACCAAACGGATGGCCGAGGATCTCACCGAGTACCTCGAGGAAGCGGGCGTCGACGTCGCTTACATGCACGACGAGACGGACACCTTAGAGCGCCACGAGATCGTTCGCTCGCTGCGTCTGGGCGAAATCGACGTCCTCGTCGGGATCAACCTCCTCCGGGAAGGGCTGGACATCCCCGAGGTGAGCCTGGTCGCCATTCTGGACGCCGACCAGGAGGGCTTCCTGCGTTCGGAAACTACGCTCGTCCAAACGATGGGGCGGGCCGCACGCAACGTCAACGGGGAGGTCATCCTCTACGCGGACGAAGTTTCGGGTGCGATGGAGTCGGCCATCGACGAGACGCGCCGTCGCCGCGAGATCCAACGTGAGTTCAACGAAGAACACGGCCACGAGCCGATGACCATCGAGAAGGCGGTCGGCGAGACCAACCTGCCGGGGAGCAAGACAGACACCTCGAGCGTCGCCGGACGGGAACTCGCGGACGAGGACGACGCCGCACGCTACGCCGCCGAACTCGAGGAGCGGATGCAGGAGGCGGCGAGCAACCTCGAGTTCGAGCTCGCGGCGGACATCCGGGATCGGCTCCGGGAGGTTCGTGCGGAGTTCGAACTCGGTGGCGATGCTGACGAGGGGGTTGCGCCGCCGGCCGAGGAGTTCTGA
- a CDS encoding CPBP family intramembrane glutamic endopeptidase has protein sequence MEQPSERRSSALPTAIVRRTTPWGFPLLYLGWAYAWWLPIVASSESVWSFPNVVFLLVGGSSPLLAGLSLLWLEYGRAGFRDLRRRLLEIDRIGLGWGLAIVLLYPLFTLVNAGIALAVGATATPLEVASLDRLLDPGALVLLVAVAVLFPAIEEIGLRGYWFDRLQARWSALASSLVLGVVWAAWHVPLVYMTGYFEGTTFQPDLWWWLPSIVLTAIVGTWIYNNTRRSVLAVIVLHFVGNLTGETMGFSPEMYPAVVLGIAALVAILVVGWSPQSLRGWGTDRPVSPLEEKHTEQARSELA, from the coding sequence ATGGAACAACCCTCCGAACGACGCTCGAGTGCACTGCCCACGGCGATCGTTCGCCGAACCACTCCGTGGGGATTTCCGCTCCTGTATCTCGGCTGGGCGTACGCCTGGTGGCTCCCGATTGTCGCCTCCAGCGAGTCGGTCTGGTCGTTCCCAAACGTGGTTTTCCTGCTCGTCGGCGGCTCGAGCCCGCTGCTGGCCGGCCTCTCGCTCCTGTGGCTCGAGTACGGTCGAGCGGGATTCCGCGACCTCCGGCGGCGACTGCTCGAGATCGATCGCATCGGCCTCGGCTGGGGGCTCGCGATCGTCCTCCTCTACCCGCTGTTCACCCTGGTGAACGCCGGCATCGCGCTCGCCGTCGGGGCGACGGCGACCCCGCTCGAGGTCGCGTCGCTCGATAGACTCCTCGATCCGGGCGCACTCGTGCTGTTGGTCGCGGTCGCCGTCCTGTTCCCGGCGATCGAAGAGATTGGCCTCCGTGGCTACTGGTTCGATCGGCTCCAGGCGCGCTGGAGCGCGCTCGCCTCGAGTCTGGTGCTGGGCGTCGTCTGGGCCGCCTGGCACGTCCCGCTGGTGTACATGACTGGCTACTTCGAGGGGACGACGTTCCAGCCCGACCTGTGGTGGTGGCTGCCCAGCATCGTCCTTACGGCGATCGTCGGCACCTGGATCTACAACAACACCCGGCGGAGCGTGCTCGCGGTCATCGTCCTCCACTTCGTCGGCAACCTCACCGGCGAGACGATGGGGTTCTCCCCGGAGATGTACCCCGCCGTCGTGCTGGGTATCGCCGCCCTCGTCGCGATTCTCGTCGTCGGCTGGAGCCCCCAGTCGCTTCGTGGCTGGGGGACGGATCGGCCGGTGTCGCCGCTCGAGGAGAAGCATACCGAGCAGGCACGGAGCGAATTGGCCTGA
- a CDS encoding M48 family metallopeptidase, protein MRSYHVAFLLLVVGTTAFFSVLSLLNVRYGKRALEREREWVTARLGFDDLDLVAAYQRATTMVSQVQTWVTIALVLAALYSGALAAAVDALEGLGYGPVATGVLFFAGVVVALQVLSVPFDAYSTFVVEERFDFNEQTPALFLKDLVLGTVIGVAITAALAAGILWFISVVPTYWPLAAVALYVAFSLTMLVVYPRVIAPLFNDFEPIETGELRASVENVFDRAGFSCDGIYVMDASKRSSHSNAYFVGFGRTKRVVLFDTLVDQMPLEQIEAVLAHELAHWKRAHIWKQFGVGTLRIGAVFLVLWALLETTWLYAMFGLPETAYVGLAVGTLWVQPLAKLTRPLENKLSLAHEREADAFATDVMGSGQPLIEALCRLTSENLSNPFPHPLYATFHYTHPPIPDRIRYIQGLEDAGEDVSATVTGSDEPA, encoded by the coding sequence ATGCGCAGCTATCACGTCGCCTTTCTCCTGCTCGTCGTCGGGACGACCGCGTTCTTCAGCGTCCTCTCGCTGCTAAACGTCCGCTACGGGAAACGGGCCCTCGAGCGCGAACGGGAGTGGGTGACCGCACGACTTGGCTTCGACGACCTCGATCTGGTCGCGGCCTACCAGCGGGCGACGACCATGGTTTCACAGGTTCAGACCTGGGTCACGATCGCCCTCGTCCTCGCTGCACTGTACTCGGGTGCGCTCGCCGCCGCCGTCGACGCGCTCGAGGGACTCGGATACGGCCCGGTCGCCACCGGCGTCCTCTTTTTCGCCGGGGTCGTCGTCGCCCTGCAGGTGCTGTCGGTCCCGTTCGACGCCTACAGCACGTTCGTCGTCGAGGAGCGATTCGACTTCAACGAGCAGACGCCCGCCCTGTTCCTGAAGGATCTCGTCCTCGGGACGGTCATCGGCGTCGCCATCACGGCTGCGCTGGCGGCCGGCATCCTCTGGTTCATCTCGGTCGTCCCGACCTACTGGCCGCTGGCCGCCGTCGCCCTCTACGTCGCCTTCTCGCTCACCATGCTCGTCGTCTACCCGCGCGTGATCGCGCCGCTCTTCAACGACTTCGAACCGATCGAAACCGGAGAGCTCCGGGCGTCCGTCGAGAACGTGTTCGACCGCGCTGGCTTCTCCTGTGACGGCATCTACGTCATGGACGCGAGCAAGCGCTCCTCCCACTCGAACGCCTACTTCGTCGGGTTCGGCCGGACGAAACGCGTCGTCCTCTTCGATACGCTCGTCGACCAGATGCCCCTCGAGCAAATCGAGGCCGTCCTCGCTCACGAACTCGCCCACTGGAAACGCGCCCACATCTGGAAGCAGTTCGGGGTCGGCACGCTCCGGATCGGTGCCGTCTTCCTCGTGCTCTGGGCGCTGCTCGAGACGACCTGGCTGTACGCGATGTTCGGGCTGCCGGAGACGGCCTACGTGGGACTCGCGGTCGGGACCCTCTGGGTGCAGCCGCTGGCGAAGCTCACCCGGCCGCTCGAGAACAAACTCTCCCTGGCGCACGAGCGGGAGGCCGACGCCTTCGCGACGGACGTGATGGGAAGCGGCCAGCCACTGATCGAGGCACTGTGTCGACTCACCAGCGAGAACCTCTCGAACCCGTTCCCCCATCCGCTGTACGCCACGTTTCACTACACCCATCCGCCGATTCCCGACCGGATTCGCTACATTCAGGGGCTCGAGGACGCTGGCGAGGACGTATCGGCGACGGTGACGGGGTCTGACGAGCCCGCCTGA